In Nocardioides sp. W7, the genomic stretch CGGCAGCGGTTCGGCATCGTGCACGTCGACTACGACACCCAGGTGCGCACGCCGAAGGCCAGTGCTCGCTTCTACGCCGAGGCCGCCCGGACCGGACAGCTGCGCGAGGGGACCCCGTGAGGTCGGTAGCGTGGCGCGGGTGAACTCCCGCGGCGGCCACGGACCCGGGGGCTCGCCCACCCTCGACGAGGTCGCCCGGCTGGCCGGCGTCTCCCGGGCGACGGCCTCGCGGGCCATCAATGGCGGCAACCGGGTCAGCGCCACCGCGCAGAACGCGGTCGACGCCGCGGTGCGCACCCTCGGCTACACCCCCAACCCGGCGGCCCGCAGCCTGGTGACCCGGCGTACCGACTCCGTCGCGCTCGTCGTCCCCGAGCCCGACGAGCGGGTCTTCACCGACCCGTTCTTCGCCCACACCCTGCGCGGGGCTACCCGGGTCCTGGCGGAGCGCGACGTACAGCTGGTGCTCCTGCTGGCGCGCCCGGGCGAGGAGGAGCAGCGGATGCTGCGCTACCTGCGCAACCGCCACATCGACGGCGCCCTCGTGGTCTCCCACCACCAGAGCGACAGCCTCGCCGACCACCTCGCCGCCCTCGACCTGCCGTGCGCGTTCGTCGGTCGGCCGTGGACCAGCGCCGACAAGGTCGCCTACGTCGACACCGACAACGTCGCCGGCGGCCGCACCGCCACCCAGGCGCTCATCGACCGCGGCTGCATCCGGATCGGCACCGTGGCCGGGCCCGCCGACATGACCGCCAGCGTCGACCGCCTCGACGGCTGGTACGCCGCCATGCGCCACGCCGGTCTCGCCGACGACGCGGTCGAGCACGGCGACTTCACCGAGGCCGGCGGCGAGCGCGCGGCCGCCGCGCTGCTCGCCCGGCACCCCGACCTCGACGGCATCGTCGTCGCCTCCGACCTGATGGCCGCCGGCACCCTGAAGACCCTCAAGGCCCTCGGCCGCCGAGTGCCCGACGACGTCGCCGTGATCGGGTACGACGACCTCGGCGTCCACGAGCGCACCGACCCGCCCCTCACCACCATCCGGAACCCGATCCGCGAGATGGCCGAGCAGGCCACCCGCCTGCTGCTCGAGCAGGTCGACGGCGAGCGTCCCGCCGCCGCCATGCGGGTGATCTTCCCGCCCTCGCTCGTCCGCCGAGGCACCGCCTGACGCCGGCCCCTGGCCCCCGGTGATCGAGCAGGAAGGCGCGCCAGCGCCTGACGTTGTCGAGATCCGGTGAGCCAAGGGACAGCGCCGAGTACGCGGTGGGTGGCGGTCATCCGCTCGACACCAGGCTGGTTCGAAGATTTTCAGTGAAGTAAGGGGCTCGTCGTCCGCTCGGGTCGTCGTACCTGGTCGCGGCTGCTTGTCTGCTCACGATCCCTTCGGGTCGACCCTCGTGGTCACCGTCGCGGATGGCTTGTCGACCTGGCGATGCGGGTGCGTGATGCCGGTCGAGGTGGGGCGCTTTACTGCCGCCTGGTGACCCGCGCAGCATCGCCATCTGTCACGGGGCGCGCCTGTAGCCCTGACGGGCGGGCGGTGCCGGTCAGGGCTGCAGGGTGTC encodes the following:
- a CDS encoding LacI family DNA-binding transcriptional regulator; its protein translation is MNSRGGHGPGGSPTLDEVARLAGVSRATASRAINGGNRVSATAQNAVDAAVRTLGYTPNPAARSLVTRRTDSVALVVPEPDERVFTDPFFAHTLRGATRVLAERDVQLVLLLARPGEEEQRMLRYLRNRHIDGALVVSHHQSDSLADHLAALDLPCAFVGRPWTSADKVAYVDTDNVAGGRTATQALIDRGCIRIGTVAGPADMTASVDRLDGWYAAMRHAGLADDAVEHGDFTEAGGERAAAALLARHPDLDGIVVASDLMAAGTLKTLKALGRRVPDDVAVIGYDDLGVHERTDPPLTTIRNPIREMAEQATRLLLEQVDGERPAAAMRVIFPPSLVRRGTA